Below is a window of Leptospiraceae bacterium DNA.
ACCCCGTTGTGCGCTTTTAAAATCAAAGTCATGGCGGAGAGATATTCGTTCAGTAGTCCTGCCAATTCTATAGAGGTGAGTTGCTCGCTAATGGTAGAAAATCCTGCAACGTCTGAGAAGAAAGCTGTGATTGTTTTTTCATCACCCCGCTTTAGAGCAGCTAAGTCTCGCATACCTTCCGAAACCACAACCGGGTCAATCATACTTCCTAACATACTTTTTACTTTTTCTCTTTCTTCCAACCCCTTTGCCATTGTCTTAAAGTAATCGGTGAGTATTCCCACTTCATCGTTTGTAGTGCGGCTAATGTCTAATTGAAATATACCCTTTGAAATCTTAATTGTCTCGTCTAAGAGTTTTAGAACTGGATTCGAAATTGTTTTTGCAAACAAGAATACAATGATAAGAGATATGCAAAGAGAAATTATCATGATATAGATATTTCTTTCTTGAATTTGATAGACTGCTTTGAATGCGATTCCTTCTTCAACTACTGAAATAATTCCAGCGTTAGCGAAGCCTAGTTTTTTAAAGGAGCCAAGGTATTTTTTTTTGTCACTGTCTTCGAATGATTCCAAACCGTTATTTGCCTGACTTGTAAGCATGGACCGAACAATTGGAGTTGTCATCAAATTCTTTGCGGCTAATACCAAACTCATATCGGAGTGAGCGAGAACTATTCCTTCTTCATTTACCATATAGGTAGAATTGATTCCCGTTTTTTTAAAGGCATCAAGTATTTTTTCTAATTTTAAAAGGATTACTAGCACATACTCAGATTTTTCCCCTTCTTCGATGGGAATACTAATACAAATCGTTGCTTCCTGCGATCCAGGGCTAGTATTAAGAATGCGAGGAACACCATCGAAAGATTTTAGGAAATAAGATAGATTTCTATTTACCGGACTAACGATATCATCCTCAGAAAGAGAAACTTTTTTTAAATATTCTTGATTGAAGACACTGTCTACTGTCTCCATCGAGCCTTCCGTTTTCCGATACACTCCGAGATAGATAAAACTATTGTCGTTTTTAAAATATTGATCGATGAAAAATTTCTTTTGTGCTTTGCTTTTGAATTCCTGTTTTAAAGTGAGGGCAAGAATTTTTGCTTTGTTAATTTCCGCTACTAAATCTGTGACTACCTTTGAATTTACGATTCGAACTAATTCTAAGTTATTTTCTTGAATTCTTTTTTTATTATCATCTTTAAAGAAATAAGTGGCAAGCGCAATGATTACAGAAACGGTAGTCGCAATTACAAGAGAAATAACAAGCATCATCTTTAACTGGAGAGAGTATTTAGCTTTTGCATTTGGCTTATCGCGATTAGCCTCATCTTGCACAGGATTAGAGCTTTCGGAAGAAACAGATTTTGTTTTTAAAGCTTCCATTTTTGAAAGCACGCCTTCTTTTACTACTTGCACTTTTGCAAGAGTAGCATTCTTAAATGTTTCTGCTTTTAAATCGACTGGCTTGGATTTATCCTCAATTTCGCTAGGTGTATCTGACTCTGATTCTTTTTGTAATGAATCAGTAGTTGTTTCTTCTAGAGGTATGGGTAATGCATGTTTAATTTCAGTTATGCTTGTGTTTGCATCTAAAATTGGAATGGCATCCATTGTTTCTTGTGCAACAAACTTGATTCGATTTTGCTCTTCTTTCCTTTTTTCCATAATTACCGATTACTTTAATTTTGGGCGCAAATATAGCAAACGAATCTAAACCTGTCAAGAAATTTTCTTTTCCTTGTGTAATCTAATTGAAACTAATATAAAAATGTTTCCAGTCTTAAAGATTTACGCAGATTTAACGAGAAATATATTGAAAAAGTGTTGAATTTTGAAAATAAGTATCAAAGGTAATTGTTTAGTAAGATGCTAAGGAATATGCTAAAAATATCGATGATATTTATATTTGTGAAACAGTATCAGAGGAGGTTTTGATGAAAAGATTACTTTTTTTGTTTATTATACTTGTTAGTTTTATGGAGAACGCGTGTAAACCGACTCTTTCTCGCTCTTACATTTCTTTTTTTGTATTGCTCACAAAAAACAATGTTAATAATGCTTTAGCTTCAACATCTACTTCCTCAACTACGACAACCGTGCCACCAACAGGTACTCTTACTTACCCGAATTCCAATTACATTTTTTATTTAAATAAGGGCATAATAGTAATTAACCCAATTACGACAGGAGCGATTACTTCCTATTCAATTAACCCAATTCTTCCGGCAGGATTGATTTTCGATTCGATCACAGGACAAATTTCAGGAACACCTACAGTTCTATCTTCAATTATTTCTTATACGGTTACTGGAAATTTTGCTAGCGGCATAACAACATTTACCTTTAGTATTAGCATAGTTGATATTCCTCCTACTTCTCTTACGTATACAGGAAGTCCTTATAGCTTTCCTGATTTTATTCCAATTGCAACAATAATACCAACCATTTCAGGGAATCTTACATCTTGTATTTCGAATCCTACTTTGCCAACAGGGCTTTCTATCAATAACTTGTGCGAGATTTCTGGGACTCCAACCGTCGCACAGGTAAGCGCTTCCTATACAATCATTGCGACTAACGGTGGTGGAAGCACTTCGGCAACAATATCGATTTCTGTTACAACAGTGAACCGCAAAATCTATGTAACTAGTGCCGGATATTCACCTGGCGTTCAATTTACTTCTCCAGCTACAGCGGATACTCTTTGTAATTCGGATGCTGGAAAGCCAGCAGGTGGAGGAACTTATAAAGCAATGATTTCAGGACCTACACGGATTGCCTGCCTTTTACCAAATTGTCCGGGTGGTGGATCAGAACATACAAGCTGGGTGTTTCTGCCAAATACATCTTATTTTCAAACCGACGGAGTGACTTTGATAGGAACTACCAATGCGAATGCACTCTTACCATCTACGTTTGTAAATCAAGCTACAGCCCATTCTAAGTATTGGACTGGGTTAAATAATGATTGGACTAACGCGGCTATGAATTGTGCAGGCTGGTCAAATACAGGAAGTAGCACTTGTGGAGGGCAAAATCCAAATAATAATGTAAGTAACTTTACTGATATTTGGGGTGTAGTTGCATGCGCTGCGGCACAACAACTTCTTTGTGTGCAGCAGTAAATCAGGATTAGACGCTTTAAACTTTACCGTTAGGCGTAATGATAAAGCGAATTGGATTTCCTTTTCTATGATGTAAGTCTTCAATGCAGTTATTTACATCTTCTAAGGGATGATGAGATGTAATGGAAGTGGATAAGTCCAATTTTCCGCTCAAATAGAGATCGATCAATTCAGGAATAGTACGCGAATCACAACCGAGAGATCCTGTTATGGAAATTTGTTTATTGATTAACATAAATGGAAATCCAACTTTGAAAGCGTGTTTACTAATTCCTGCCATGACCATTCTTCCACCGGAATTCATTGCTCGAATAGAGTCTTCAAAATTCGAATAATGACCTGAAAAATCAAGCATCAAATCTACTCCACCGGTTAATTCCTGTAAGGTTTTACCTGAATTTTTAACGGTTCGAAGATCAACTGCTTCATCTGCTTTGTATCGCCCTGCGTTGTCGAGGGCACCTCTGTCAATATCGAGTGCAATTACTTTACTTGCCCCAAGGGCACGCGCGAGGATAACAGCATGTATCCCGAGACCACCACAACCGTAGACTGCAACTACATCTCCCTGCTGAATTTTCCCTACGAATTTCAGCGCATGATAAGGAGTTGATACTGCATCGGCGAGGATTGCTCCTTGATCGAAGGGGATTTGGTCGGGGAGAATCGTGAGATGCCGCTCATCGATATGCACTTGCTCTGCAAAGGCTCCGTTCATCGCATAGCCCAGAACCTCAACAGACGCGCAAAGGTTGTGGCGACCGTTTAGGCAATGCTGACATTTGCCGCAACCCAGACCTGAGGCTAATACGACTCTGTCTCCCTTTTTAAACTTCGTAACCTTTTCTCCAACTTCGCGCACTACACCAGCGGCTTCATGACCTAGAATAGTAGGGTAGTGCTTCAATCGAACTTGCTTGTGGATTGTCATATGAATGTCAGAGCCACAGACCCCACAACACTTAATGTCTACTTTTACATCGTTTGGTTTTAAATCGGGAAGAGTTACGTCTTCGATTTTTAAATGTGACTCATTTTGATACAATATGCCTGCTTTCATTGGTTACTCCCTATTATTCTCGATTCTTTATTTTAAATTTTTTAATCTTTCATCATCCGGTCGCGCTTTTAAGCAGGCATCTAAAATTGCTGTTGCTCTTTTTGTTTTACCAGCCGCACGGTATGATTTAATTAAAGCTATTAAGTTGGGGATATTATTTGACTCTCTTAATCGAATTCTTTCCCCTAGATCAATCGCTTTCTTGAAGTTTCCCTTTTCATAATACACAAGGGAAAGGTCATAGATAAAGTTTGTCAAATGCGGATAATGATTAATTACCTCTTCTCCAATCTCAATACAGTCATTCAATCGATTTTTCTCTTTATGATCTTCGAACAAATTAAGCTTGGTTTCCAATTTTTCATGGTCTGCATTCATTCCTAGAAAACGAATTTTCATCAATGAAAGGTCATCCATTAAATTCCCTGTTTTTAAGAGGATTTGGTAAGCTTTATTTATATCTCCTTCTGCGCTTTCGATGTAAGATAAAAATAATTTCTCATCATCGTTGATAACATGATTATTATGAGAATCAGTCCCTAGAATAATATCATCTCTCCCATCAGATCCCAAAAAAATAATATCATTTGTTTTTAGGGAAAAAATCTGAACTGAAATATTACCCTGCTGAATCGGTGATCCAAGCTTTCTATAAAGAATTCGATTTTCTATAAAACTAACAACTCCATCTCTATACAAAACAATGTCGGGATGTTCCGAATTGATAAAATACATAGTGCCAGTTTGTTCATCAATTAATCCGAAGACAGCTGACATCAGCATTGAACCATCAAAACTTTCAAATGCTTTGTGCATTTCTATAAATGCATTTTTTAACCATCTCTCTGGATATACATTTCGAGCAATCGGCATCGAGATACTTCTCTGTAGAATTGATTTGAATATTGTGCCGAGTACGAGTACGCCGCCGGCTCCTTGAATTGATTTTCCCATCGCATCTCCATTTAGAAATACAATATAATTCTTTCCTTCTAGCTTAATATTGTCAGAAATATTTATATCTCCTCCTAGTTCATGCTCTTTGTTGCGAAATTGAAATGTCTTCTTTTGTTTTACAAGAGATTCTATCTTGACAGTTTCGCTTGATGATTGGTTTTTCGCTAGAGGTTCAATCAAAAGTTTATTTAAAAAATAATCACCATCCTGATGTTCCTTCAACTTTTTAACTTGTTTAAGAGTTTCATTCAATTCTTGTGTTCTTTCTATTACTTTATCTTCCAATTCTAGAAGCATTTTTTTTAAATCTACTTGCATACTCTTTAACAATCGCACAACAAAATTATAACAAAAAATCATAGTAAATAAAAATAGTATTTTTTTGATTTCAACATTTAAATCAATTGTATTCCTATCTGTAATCATAATTTTATTGTCTAAAAGATAAGGTGAACCCCATTTAATAGCTAACGGAATACTTATACCATAAACAATAGAGCTAAGTCCCCCGATTATCGTAACAAATTTTGCACTATATAAAAAGCCGGAATAGATTGCTAAAAATATATAAATACAATAGAAGATACCTTCATAAACAGGTCGACTCGAATCATTGGGTGCATTGGTAATTATCCCTAGGTAATAAAATACAGTGATAATTATGAGGTCTAAGTAAATGACGTTGTATACCCATTGTTTAGGGATTTCGTTACGTTTTTTGAGACTGAAAACTAAGAAAAGATTAAAAGAAAAATAGAGGGCTGTTCCGATTAGATAGAAAATGGTATCCGGCTTACCAAAGGTAGCCAGAGATGCTAGTAAAAAAACTAGAGACAATCCGTATCGAATCTTAATTATGTATTGAATACCTCTTTTTAGATATTCTCTATCAAATTGTTCTAAAACTGCATTTTTGGATTCCATACTTTACCTCTAATTAATCTTTATAGGAATTGAATAGACTTGCTCAATTATGCTTTCGAAACTATGCCAACATGAGTTTCCGTCAAGATGTTTTAGGTGTTCTTTACTTACGCATCAGCGGCTAATGGGATGTAAACTGAATAATATTTTCATAGAACGAGTAAAGTTTAATCAATTTTTTTAGGTAAAAAATGAGTCTGATTGCGACCTTGTTCTTTGGCTAAATAGAGAGCCTTATCGGCAAGATGAATTATTTCATCGATTGATTCTGAACTAGGGATCAAGCAAACACAACCAATGCTTACTGTATAATTGAAATCAGGATTTATATCATAAAGTATTTTACTCTCTGAAAGTGATTTATGAATTCTTTCTGTTACAATAGTCGTAGCATCACTAGTAATATGAGAAAGTAAAACAGCAAATTCTTCTCCACCCATACGACAAAAAAGATCGTAAGGACGAATAGAATTTTGAACGTTATGCGCGAAATCTATGAGAACCTTGTCTCCTGCTGAATGTCCATAACGATCATTGATTTTTTTAAAATAGTCAAGATCTAACATTAGAATAGAGAGAGGTTTTTTTAGTCTTTGACTCAATGCGATCTTAGATGGAATTTGCTCTAAAAAAGAGCGTCTATTCAAAATCCCGGTCAAGGAATCCTTGGATGCTAATTCGATTAACTTATTATCAGTATTTTCTTTTGAAAGAAGTAAAAATCCAAAACTACCAAAAAGCGTTAGACTAAAGGCGGAGAAAAAAGTCAAAGCCTGATTATTGTTTGAAGTAAATAAATTGAAATTTAGATTGTTCATGCCCCAAATAAATCTCCAAACCAATGATCCAAGAAATATCATGTTTATAAGTAAAATCAATCGGACAAGTAAACTGTAATTGGAAACATGAAAAAGTAATCGAACAATTGGATATATTGTTATTAGAAAAGATAGTAAAGAAAAAGTTGCCACTCGAATTCCAGGATAATTAAAGACAAATGTAATCAAATTAAACAGGAAAACTAAAATAAAAATGAGAGTTAATAAATACTTGTATGCTTGTGAAGACAGTTGATTCATTATTTTAAGGAAAGAAAAAGCATCAAATGCAAAACCAATCAATAACAATGAATTAGCTAGATTTATTGAAAGAATTTCCGGAGAATGCCCTTGTAAAAATAATAATGTCCATGCTAAACTTTGGAAGCAACGAGCAAATAGGAAGTATTTAATACTTTGAAAAGATTCTGTATTCGATTTGAAATAAGCAAGTGCCAATATGATTATAATAAAATTAGTTGAAGCTAATAATAAAATAATTGTTCTTATATCTAGTTGTATTTGTAGCACAATTTATCTTTCCTTTTTCTAAAAACTTTTTTACAATAATTATACAACCCTCTACTATAATAAAAAAGATTCTAAGAAAGACAAGTAGATTATTATTTATTGTGTTCGAAAGACTAATCTATGTTCGCCGCTAAACTATCCTGAATCTACTTTTAGATATAGATGATAATTCTCTCCCATTCTTTCCTACAAATGAAAAGTTTAAAGCAAAAATGGACTCCGTTTCTTTTATGATGAGATGTTTTGAATGAAACGGGGTAAAATTTATCCTGTCTAAAAAAATTATTCCTTTTAATGCACACTGTAATAGTTTAGACATTGTGACGCTTACTATTTTATACCTTAAATTCAAATCATTATTTTCAAATGTAGCTTTGAAATCTTTGGAAGAGGATGTTCGCAGTTTACAGATTCGAAGACTATTGCAATTATTTTGGATTGTAGAGTTGATGTTTGGCATTTCCATACTTTTCAGTCTTGAGGGACAGAACTTAGGTGAAATCATAGGTAAATGTGTAGCAACCATAACACTCCCCTTAGTCTATTTTCTAATTAAACGTAACAAAATTGAATTGGCTTCTTCTATTTTACTATGGATACTAACGTTTAATTTTACCTATTTTGTTTGGATAGATGCTGGATTAAGAGATGCAGGACTTGTTGCATTCTCTGGAATTCTTATTTTTGCTGCGGTTCTAGGTTCCAAAATTAACTTTTTGCTAATTTTATTTTATACTCTTTCCTATATAGGATTTATGGGTTATGCTAGTATTTCTGGGTGGCATATTCACTTCATTCGACCAATTGATTTTTCAGTCATAGTCGATACCATCCTACTCTTCAGCGCTATTGGTCTTAGTATATGGTTTTTAATCAATGATTTGACTGTATTAATTACGAAAGTGATCAATGAGAATATAAAAGTTAAAAATTCAAATCGGATCATAGAACATATGGTAAATCATGACTTCCTCACGAACTTACCGAATCGAAATCTCGCAAAGGATAATTTTGAAAAAGCCTATGAGAATGCAAAACTGCACGATGAAAAGATAGCTTTAGTATATCTTGATCTGGATAATTTTTACACGATTAATGATTCTCTTGGTCATATTATTGGAGACGAATTAATTAGATTATTCTCGGATCGATTGATGGAAGTGATTGGCGGTGCCGGAACACTTTGTCGATTGGGTGGCGATGATTTTTTAATTGTCTTAAATTCAAAATTGAATCTTGACATCGTATCAGAAAAAGTCATAGAAATAATGGATTCAATGAAAAAACCTTTTAACTTAAACTCATTAGAATATGTATCCACTTGTTCTATTGGCATTGCCATCTCCCCTGACAATGACAATAATTTCGAGTCACTACTTAGAAAAGCAAATCTAGCTTTGGATCATGCAAAATCTGCAGCGAAGAATCGTTTTGTTTTCTATAACACAGAAATGAATGTTAATACACAGGAACAATTAAATCTTTTATTACAACTCAGGACCGCCATTCAAAATAATGAATTCTATCTTTGCTACCAACCAAAAGTTTCGTTTTGTGACAATTCATTAGAAGGATTTGAAGCATTACTTCGTTGGAAACATTCAAAGCGAGGCATAGTGTCTCCATTATCATTTATACCAATCGCTGAGAGCTTTGGATTGATTGTAGAAATTGGTGAATGGGTATTGCAAGAAGCCTGTAAGCAATGCAAAATATGGCATGAGCTTGGATATGATAAATTAACGATAGCCGTGAATGTGTCAGCCATTCAATTTAAAAGAGGAAATATTGAAGAAGTTATTTTAAATGCTTTGAAAGTATCCGGATTAAAACCAGAATTTTTAGAGATCGAGATGACTGAATCAATATTAATTGATGACTCTAATATATTAATAGATACTCTTTTTCAATTAAGGAAATTGGGAATAAAATTTTCCATTGATGATTTCGGAACTGGATATTCCAATTTAGGCTATTTAAAAAAATTTCAAGTAGAAGTATTGAAAATTGATCAGTCGTTTATTCGAAACATGAACAATAGTCTTCAAGATGAAGCGTTAGTAAAAGCAATCCTTCAAATGGCTTCAAGTATGGGAATTAAAACTGTCGCGGAAGGAGTAGAAGAAAATCATACTAGAATTAAACTTAAAGATTTGAATTGTGACTATGGACAAGGATACTACTGGTCAAAACCAATGCTGCCACCAGAATCAATAATGTAT
It encodes the following:
- a CDS encoding adenylate/guanylate cyclase domain-containing protein, whose amino-acid sequence is MEKRKEEQNRIKFVAQETMDAIPILDANTSITEIKHALPIPLEETTTDSLQKESESDTPSEIEDKSKPVDLKAETFKNATLAKVQVVKEGVLSKMEALKTKSVSSESSNPVQDEANRDKPNAKAKYSLQLKMMLVISLVIATTVSVIIALATYFFKDDNKKRIQENNLELVRIVNSKVVTDLVAEINKAKILALTLKQEFKSKAQKKFFIDQYFKNDNSFIYLGVYRKTEGSMETVDSVFNQEYLKKVSLSEDDIVSPVNRNLSYFLKSFDGVPRILNTSPGSQEATICISIPIEEGEKSEYVLVILLKLEKILDAFKKTGINSTYMVNEEGIVLAHSDMSLVLAAKNLMTTPIVRSMLTSQANNGLESFEDSDKKKYLGSFKKLGFANAGIISVVEEGIAFKAVYQIQERNIYIMIISLCISLIIVFLFAKTISNPVLKLLDETIKISKGIFQLDISRTTNDEVGILTDYFKTMAKGLEEREKVKSMLGSMIDPVVVSEGMRDLAALKRGDEKTITAFFSDVAGFSTISEQLTSIELAGLLNEYLSAMTLILKAHNGVLDKYIGDAIVGIFGAPVAVNEHYLKASRASLEMIRKLADLREYWVRKDLYNKEAQEMDIRIGLNTGLAKVGFMGTDAMGSYTMMGDTVNLAARLEAAAKDYGVNILISESVKTQIDSEMFTRELDLVRVKGKNEPVKLYELISTKSDVADNIKEATELYEEAFRRYLKADWANSILLLGKSENVKGVKDKACKQLIERCEFYKANPPDRTWDGVYTRTHK
- a CDS encoding DUF1554 domain-containing protein; protein product: MKRLLFLFIILVSFMENACKPTLSRSYISFFVLLTKNNVNNALASTSTSSTTTTVPPTGTLTYPNSNYIFYLNKGIIVINPITTGAITSYSINPILPAGLIFDSITGQISGTPTVLSSIISYTVTGNFASGITTFTFSISIVDIPPTSLTYTGSPYSFPDFIPIATIIPTISGNLTSCISNPTLPTGLSINNLCEISGTPTVAQVSASYTIIATNGGGSTSATISISVTTVNRKIYVTSAGYSPGVQFTSPATADTLCNSDAGKPAGGGTYKAMISGPTRIACLLPNCPGGGSEHTSWVFLPNTSYFQTDGVTLIGTTNANALLPSTFVNQATAHSKYWTGLNNDWTNAAMNCAGWSNTGSSTCGGQNPNNNVSNFTDIWGVVACAAAQQLLCVQQ
- a CDS encoding zinc-binding dehydrogenase: MKAGILYQNESHLKIEDVTLPDLKPNDVKVDIKCCGVCGSDIHMTIHKQVRLKHYPTILGHEAAGVVREVGEKVTKFKKGDRVVLASGLGCGKCQHCLNGRHNLCASVEVLGYAMNGAFAEQVHIDERHLTILPDQIPFDQGAILADAVSTPYHALKFVGKIQQGDVVAVYGCGGLGIHAVILARALGASKVIALDIDRGALDNAGRYKADEAVDLRTVKNSGKTLQELTGGVDLMLDFSGHYSNFEDSIRAMNSGGRMVMAGISKHAFKVGFPFMLINKQISITGSLGCDSRTIPELIDLYLSGKLDLSTSITSHHPLEDVNNCIEDLHHRKGNPIRFIITPNGKV
- a CDS encoding SpoIIE family protein phosphatase, which translates into the protein MESKNAVLEQFDREYLKRGIQYIIKIRYGLSLVFLLASLATFGKPDTIFYLIGTALYFSFNLFLVFSLKKRNEIPKQWVYNVIYLDLIIITVFYYLGIITNAPNDSSRPVYEGIFYCIYIFLAIYSGFLYSAKFVTIIGGLSSIVYGISIPLAIKWGSPYLLDNKIMITDRNTIDLNVEIKKILFLFTMIFCYNFVVRLLKSMQVDLKKMLLELEDKVIERTQELNETLKQVKKLKEHQDGDYFLNKLLIEPLAKNQSSSETVKIESLVKQKKTFQFRNKEHELGGDINISDNIKLEGKNYIVFLNGDAMGKSIQGAGGVLVLGTIFKSILQRSISMPIARNVYPERWLKNAFIEMHKAFESFDGSMLMSAVFGLIDEQTGTMYFINSEHPDIVLYRDGVVSFIENRILYRKLGSPIQQGNISVQIFSLKTNDIIFLGSDGRDDIILGTDSHNNHVINDDEKLFLSYIESAEGDINKAYQILLKTGNLMDDLSLMKIRFLGMNADHEKLETKLNLFEDHKEKNRLNDCIEIGEEVINHYPHLTNFIYDLSLVYYEKGNFKKAIDLGERIRLRESNNIPNLIALIKSYRAAGKTKRATAILDACLKARPDDERLKNLK
- a CDS encoding GGDEF domain-containing protein — protein: MLQIQLDIRTIILLLASTNFIIIILALAYFKSNTESFQSIKYFLFARCFQSLAWTLLFLQGHSPEILSINLANSLLLIGFAFDAFSFLKIMNQLSSQAYKYLLTLIFILVFLFNLITFVFNYPGIRVATFSLLSFLITIYPIVRLLFHVSNYSLLVRLILLINMIFLGSLVWRFIWGMNNLNFNLFTSNNNQALTFFSAFSLTLFGSFGFLLLSKENTDNKLIELASKDSLTGILNRRSFLEQIPSKIALSQRLKKPLSILMLDLDYFKKINDRYGHSAGDKVLIDFAHNVQNSIRPYDLFCRMGGEEFAVLLSHITSDATTIVTERIHKSLSESKILYDINPDFNYTVSIGCVCLIPSSESIDEIIHLADKALYLAKEQGRNQTHFLPKKID
- a CDS encoding EAL domain-containing protein; translation: MEEDVRSLQIRRLLQLFWIVELMFGISILFSLEGQNLGEIIGKCVATITLPLVYFLIKRNKIELASSILLWILTFNFTYFVWIDAGLRDAGLVAFSGILIFAAVLGSKINFLLILFYTLSYIGFMGYASISGWHIHFIRPIDFSVIVDTILLFSAIGLSIWFLINDLTVLITKVINENIKVKNSNRIIEHMVNHDFLTNLPNRNLAKDNFEKAYENAKLHDEKIALVYLDLDNFYTINDSLGHIIGDELIRLFSDRLMEVIGGAGTLCRLGGDDFLIVLNSKLNLDIVSEKVIEIMDSMKKPFNLNSLEYVSTCSIGIAISPDNDNNFESLLRKANLALDHAKSAAKNRFVFYNTEMNVNTQEQLNLLLQLRTAIQNNEFYLCYQPKVSFCDNSLEGFEALLRWKHSKRGIVSPLSFIPIAESFGLIVEIGEWVLQEACKQCKIWHELGYDKLTIAVNVSAIQFKRGNIEEVILNALKVSGLKPEFLEIEMTESILIDDSNILIDTLFQLRKLGIKFSIDDFGTGYSNLGYLKKFQVEVLKIDQSFIRNMNNSLQDEALVKAILQMASSMGIKTVAEGVEENHTRIKLKDLNCDYGQGYYWSKPMLPPESIMYIKNQR